The following coding sequences lie in one Indicator indicator isolate 239-I01 chromosome 2, UM_Iind_1.1, whole genome shotgun sequence genomic window:
- the MIA3 gene encoding transport and Golgi organization protein 1 homolog isoform X2: protein MAAAPPPDPRLLLALMLLLPPPPSLLSAAAGPDLGRRFAERKRCADPECSMLMCRGKAMQDFKGPDCRFVNFKKGEAVYVYYKLIGKSTELWAGSVGSDFGYFPKDLLEINHNYSNEELELPTDETDFVCFDGGRDDFDNYNVDDLLKPLQETIVNEGETQSSDPGTKPAEGIERNEEIEQADRIKSFDALEMDSLELSTEDKEALTMIEEADSSLKKGTENTGGDSSVNSYEEHSQGDQIAHERLKGMLHGKLKGLESENTKNTSVPQGATTQLDQENEEVDAYTLLNRELSVNLKTKFGSTADAIVSDDEVTRLVTSLEDDLNEELSIDAHDAEKEPDSADQSAEIPLLSFTAEEGVTSPVGLDNYKNDDIESQNYESDENAKGATELNNQRDNEEERDSDALILKDAFSKSKKSTDSLSVDGSESKQTKEKNDDVKLISKREAAGTTQPEDLSKELLRKEPVGTGDLGSKVKTNKTEQFEEQLTVDATESHTEEQKNTAVPDPHTLPSPGDDLESKSFVQSKQGALRPSAGDTNKSPEKVPPSQIEKDEKKLEDDTMEEALESDLKHEKLWEKTKEKGRAENKPSVDVTAKPVQEVKNASQSDLGDNDLLKEKLDHGMPAVEKEPLRHEEDLKRIGETDHENPNPTSLSKEPEMKNMKETPTGKGDSSRRGAIEQPGPWENETEYSEADVKEELSRNLGKVPVFEESIEKRSPEEKSESTTQNANTENLTWQGTAHTEDADPDRNLGPNLLKERTSRMELTSEEPGAEDDPGLKQVEEELLEDENAASAKLSQVRAANVQGDMLNVRRSNPELEVLSEAVSGAANPTYGTREETNSFSKEAKKNISVQDANETENEEAEVPVTEDAKVDEMEHVMEDDDEPSEAEELPAVEEHDFQSSDTEDDDFNQGKDHLPEDFTQKDVKEVQNLEHTRNDHQQSSHSLSPADSSAETVTDFSESVKQLTIMRDFLDEKRVIRLQKYLGLQHAQRIEAMFHDMKVEMELARKASHNNEDIEKALDQILEFSESSIMDVVGKVLDSRVAENKEEVVKEMDLYDEESALMDDIQELMYSLRSKYSSASESVPLASLPEQEDDELHVQDGAKEAEYDTVPTRNPNATSGSNQEFQEFEDKRTEQPIQEEEEEERADSIPREHEEDNFSDNKAEEQRDSDRGSLLGDTASGSVNSGQSASEDTAADPDEGASWPRGRGTEGGTAASLQGTLSEAVPAAREFSRQLIAMLPEEIRPGPDFHGLPWEPVIITALVGIATLTIIFWRTCLSVKSRIYQVTEKQLAEKIKNLLQEKTEILEKISEYDQKIKEAKESVKVAQEQKDILSDETAGLKDTVKELEEANHQLDDKVKNLQKMLETERKKNEKKQNKISETQKSLEKLQEAISVHSAELSEVQIALNEAKLSEEKVKSELHHVQEENARLKKSKEQLLKEAEGWSERHTELSEQIKLYQKSQKDIEEALAYKENEIEVLTNCIMQLKQLDMDSAAEARKDEEGCEWSTGEDLANGELPDNESEKMKTQIKQMMDVSRVKTMLSLVEEDRNLLQCKLSDEIAARHELEEQIKKLEHDSSSLQSAKARLENECKTLQQKVEILGELYQQKEMALQKKLTQEEYERQEKEQKLSAADEKAVLAIEEVKVYKQRIQEMEDELQKTERSYKNQIAAHEKKAHDNWILARAAERALSKEKREAANLRQKLIDVNLKLSMLQRPLIVKPTPGRPNRQVPPRQGPLSRDGSFGPSPVSGGNPSPTQMIDVPARPLSAPRREGSRGEFGSVVDGPPAPRRPPELPGRMSLPDLGPAVASLLVPRTSSPSTGVDGVPSPQESEAPCVTTAASPSVEPVTANAIPKGPPSFPGTPIMTSPAMGPPLPPPVRYGPPPAALRGHFGPRPLPVPLVRGAPLPPPATRDFLPGPPLGMRDLPPGPLPPPPDPRGYGRGHPPFQPLGPPGPRDYPPGPQVPPPGSRDYIPSPNRDLPPSGPRDYPAGPPPPPGSKDYTQPPVQKP, encoded by the exons ATGGCCGCAGCCCCGCCGCCGGACCCCCGGCTGCTCCTTGCCCTAATGCTGCTTTTGCCCCCACCGCCCTCCCTCCTATCCGCCGCCGCCGGGCCCGACCTGGGCCGCCGCTTCGCCGAGCGCAAGCGCTGCGCCGACCCCGAGTGCAGCA TGTTGATGTGCCGGGGGAAGGCGATGCAGGATTTTAAGGGTCCTGACTGTCGCTTTGTGAATTTTAAGAAGGGAGAAGCAGTGTACGTATATTACAAACTAATAGGAAAATCAACcgagctctgggctggaagc GTTGGAAGTGATTTTGGATATTTTCCAAAGGATTTACTTGAAATAAATCATAATTATTCCAATGAGGAGCTAGAATTACCAACAGAT gaAACAGACTTTGTTTGCTTTGATGGCGGAAGGGATGATTTTGATAACTATAATGTGGATGACCTTTTGAAGCCATTGCAAGAGACAATAGTAAATGAAGGGGAAACTCAGTCAAGTGATCCAGGGACAAAACCAGCTGAAGGAATTGAAAGGAATGAGGAGATTGAACAGGCTGATAGAATAAAGTCCTTTGATGCTTTGGAGATGGACAGTCTTGAGCTAAGCACGGAGGACAAGGAAGCCCTCACCATGATAGAGGAAGCAGACAGTTCTCTTAAAAAAGGAACTGAAAATACTGGGGGAGACTCCAGTGTTAATAGCTACGAAGAACACTCTCAGGGAGATCAAATTGCACATGAGCGCTTGAAAGGAATGCTACATGGGAAACTCAAAGGGCTAGAAAGTGAAAATACCAAAAACACTAGTGTTCCTCAGGGTGCAACCACTCAACTTGACCAAGAGAATGAAGAAGTCGATGCCTATACTCTTCTAAACAGAGAGCTCTCTGTGaacttgaaaacaaaatttgGCTCAACCGCTGATGCTATTGTATCAGATGATGAAGTGACTCGCCTTGTTACGTCACTGGAAGATGATCTGAATGAAGAGTTGAGCATTGATGCTCATGACGCAGAGAAGGAGCCAGACTCTGCAGATCAGTCTGCAGAAATTCCTTTGCTGTCTTTtacagcagaggaaggtgttACATCCCCAGTGGGTTTAGACAATTACAAGAATGATGACATTGAGTCACAAAATTATGAATCTGATGAAAATGCAAAGGGTGCTACAGAGCTAAATAACCAAAGAGACAATGAGGAAGAACGTGATTCAGATGCATTAATTCTTAAGGATGCCTTCAGTAAAAGCAAGAAGTCCACTGACAGTTTAAGTGTGGACGGGTCAGAgtctaaacaaacaaaagagaaaaacgATGATGTGAAGCTAATTAgcaaaagagaagcagcaggaacaaCTCAACCTGAGGATCTTTCCAAAGAACTCCTTAGAAAGGAACCTGTAGGTACAGGAGATCTGGGttcaaaagtaaaaacaaacaaaactgaacagTTTGAAGAGCAGCTCACAGTTGATGCAACTGAATCGCATactgaagagcagaaaaatacAGCTGTGCCTGATCCTCACACTTTGCCTAGTCCAGGAGATGATTTGGAGTCCAAATCATTTGTTCAAAGCAAGCAAGGTGCTTTAAGACCATCTGCTGGTGATACCAACAAAAGTCCAGAAAAAGTGCCACCTTCTCAAATAgagaaagatgagaaaaagTTGGAGGATGACACCATGGAAGAGGCCTTGGAAAGTGATTTAAAGCATGAAAAATTATGGgagaaaacaaaggagaaaggaagagctgaGAACAAGCCTTCTGTTGATGTTACAGCCAAACCAGTGCAAGAGGTCAAAAATGCATCTCAGAGTGACTTAGGAGATAATGACCTCTTGAAAGAGAAACTGGATCATGGAATGCCTGCTGTGGAGAAAGAACCTCTAAGACATGAAGAAGATTTGAAACGAATCGGGGAGACTGATCATGAAAATCCAAACCCTACCTCTCTTAGCAAAGAACCTGAAAtgaaaaacatgaaagaaaccCCCACAGGGAAGGGAGACTCAAGCCGTAGAGGAGctattgagcaacctgggccatgGGAAAATGAGACTGAGTATTCAGAGGCAGATGTGAAAGAAGAGCTTTCAAGAAATCTTGGCAAGGTGCCAGTATTTGAAGAAAGCATTGAGAAACGTTCCccagaagaaaaatcagaaagcaCTACACAGAATGCTAATACAGAGAATCTTACTTGGCAAGGGACTGCTCATACTGAGGATGCGGATCCAGACAGAAATCTTGGCCCAAATTTACTGAAAGAAAGAACATCAAGAATGGAATTGACATCTGAAGAGCCAGGTGCTGAAGATGACCCTGGCCTGAAACAAGTAGAGGAAGAGCTACTGGAAGATGAGAATGCTGCTAGTGCAAAGCTGTCACAAGTAAGGGCTGCAAATGTACAGGGTGACATGCTAAACGTTAGAAGGTCAAACCCTGAATTAGAAGTACTAAGTGAAGCTGTTTCGGGAGCTGCAAATCCTACTTATGGAACAAGAGAGGAAACAAACTCATTTTCCAAGGAGGCTAAAAAAAACATCAGTGTGCAAGATGCAAACGAGACTGAGAATGAAGAAGCTGAGGTACCAGTGACCGAAGATGCTAAAGTGGATGAGATGGAACATGTCATGGAAGATGATGATGAGCCTTCTGAAGCTGAGGAATTACCAGCTGTGGAAGAACATGATTTCCAATCTTCTGACACAGAAGACGATGACTTTAACCAAGGGAAGGATCATCTTCCAGAGGACTTTACACAGAAAGATGTAAAAGAGGTGCAAAACTTGGAGCATACAAGAAATGACCACCAGCAATCTTCTCATTCCCTAAGTCCTGCAGACAGCTCAGCTGAGACTGTAACAGACTTCAGTGAGTCTGTGAAGCAGCTCACAATCATGAGAGATTTTCTGGATGAAAAGCGTGTGATACGTCTGCAAAAGTACCTTGGGCTTCAGCATGCACAGAGGATAGAAGCCATGTTTCATGACATGAAGGTAGAGATGGAGCTTGCTCGGAAGGCAAGCCATAACAACGAAGATATAGAAAAAGCTTTGGACCAGATACTTGAATTTTCAGAATCCAGCATTATGGATGTTGTAGGAAAAGTTCTGGATTCCAGAGTGGCAGAAAATAAAGAGGAGGTGGTGAAAGAAATGGATTTGTATGATGAGGAGAGTGCCCTGATGGATGATATTCAAGAATTAATGTATTCTTTAAGGAGTAAATACTCATCTGCAAGTGAGAGTGTCCCACTTGCATCTCTTCCAGAACAGGAAGATGATGAGCTGCATGTTCAAG ATGGTGCAAAAGAAGCAGAATATGACACAGTACCCACCAGAAATCCAAATGCCACTAGTGGAAGCAATCAGGAATTTCAGGAGTTTGAAGATAAGAGGACAGAACAGCCCattcaggaggaggaagaggaggagagggctgATAGCATTCCACGTGAACATGAAGAGGACAACTTCTCAGACAATAAAGCTGAAGAACAGCGTGACAGTGACAGAGGATCACTGCTGGGAGATACTGCCTCTGGGTCAGTTAATTCAGGACAGAGTGCCAGCGAAGATACTGCTGCAG acCCCGATGAAGGCGCCAGCTGGCCCCGAGGACGCGGGACTGAGGGAGGCACTGCCGCCTCCCTACAGGGAACCCTCAGCGAAGCGGTGCCCGCAGCCCGGGAGTTCTCGCGACAG TTGATTGCTATGCTGCCTGAAGAAATTCGTCCAGGGCCTGATTTCCATGGACTTCCATGGGAGCCTGTTATTATCACTGCCTTAGTGGGAATTGCCACACTTACTATAATTTTCTGGAGAACCTGCCTTTCA gtAAAGAGTAGAATATATCAAG tgacTGAAAAACAGCTTGCTGAAAAGATTAAAAACCTTCtgcaagaaaaaacagaaatctTAGAGAAGATCTCAGAGTATGATCAAAAG ATAAAGGAAGCAAAGGAATCTGTGAAAGTGGCCCAAGAACAAAAAGACATTCTCTCTGATGAAACTGCAGGGCTTAAG gacaCTGTTAAAGAACTGGAAGAAGCGAATCATCAGCTAGATGACAAAGTaaaaaatctgcagaaaatGCTTGAAACGGAGAGAAAAAAGAACgagaagaaacagaacaag ATCTCTGAAACCCAGAAGTCCTTGGAGAAACTTCAAGAGGCTATCAGTGTGCATTCTGCAGAGCTTTCAGAG GTGCAGATAGCCCTTAATGAAGCTAAACTAAGTGAAGAAAAGGTGAAGTCTGAGCTTCATCATGTGCAGGAAGAGAATGCTCGTCTGAAAAAGAGCAAGGAACAA CTGCTGAAAGAAGCTGAAGGCTGGAGTGAGAGGCATACTGAGCTCAGTGAGCAGATCAAACTGTATCAGAAATCTCAGAAGGACATAGAAGAAGCACTTGCCTACAAGGAAAATGAAATTGAA gTTTTAACTAACTGCATTATGCAGCTGAAACAGCTTGACATGGATTCAGCAGCTGAGGCCaggaaggatgaggaagggTGTGAGTGGAGCACAGGAGAGGACCTGGCCAATGGAGAGTTGCCAG aCAATGAGAGTGAGAAGATGAAGACTCAGATTAAGCAGATGATGGATGTCTCCAGG GTAAAAACCATGTTATCCTTAGTTGAGGAAGACAGAAATCTTCTGCAATGCAAACTGAGTGATGAAATAGCAGCAAGACATGAGCTGGAAG agcaaataaaaaaattagaGCATGACTCCTCTTCGCTCCAGTCAGCCAAAGCTCGACTGGAAAATGAATGCAAAACTCTACAGCAGAAAGTGGAGATTCTTGGTGAACTTTACCAGCAGAAGGAGATGGCACTCCAGAA AAAACTAACCCAGGAGGAGTATGAGCgccaggagaaggagcagaagtTGTCTGCTGCAGATGAAAAAGCTGTGCTGGCCATCGAGGAAGTGAAAGTTTACAA GCAAAGGATCCAAGAAATGGAAGATGAATTGCAAAAAACAGAGAGATCTTACAAAAACCAG atTGCTGCTCATGAGAAAAAGGCACATGACAATTGG ATCCTTGCCCGCGCTGCTGAGAGAGCTCTGtctaaagaaaaaagagaagcagcCAACCTGAGACAAAA ATTAATAGATGTAAACCTAAAACTCAGCATGCTTCAAAGACCATTAATTGTAAAGCCAACTCCAGGCAGACCCAATCGCCAAGTCCCACCACGACAAG GGCCCTTGAGCAGGGATGGCTCTTTTGGCCCATCACCTGTGAGTGGAGGAAATCCATCACCCACGCAGATGATAGACGTTCCTGCTCGACCCCTTTCCGCTCCTCGAAGGGAAGGCTCAAGAGGTGAATTTG GTTCAGTGGTAGATGGTCCCCCTGCTCCACGAAGGCCACCAGAGTTACCTGGAAGGATGTCTCTTCCTG ACCTTGGGCCTGCTGTAGCATCCCTGCTTGTGCCAAGAACCTCCTCCCCTTCCACAGGAGTGGATGGAGTG ccctCTCCCCAAGAGTCTGAAGCCCCTTGTGTAACCACTGCTGCTTCACCTTCTGTTGAACCAGTTACA GCTAATGCTATTCCCAAAGGTCCACCTTCTTTCCCTGGGACACCTATCATGACCTCCCCAGCAATGGGACCTCCACTTCCACCACCAGTTCGCTATGGACCGCCGCCAGCTGCTCTCCGTGGGCACTTTGGGCCTCGACCTCTTCCTGTGCCCCTAG tTCGTGGTGCTCCCTTGCCACCTCCAGCCACAAGAGATTTCTTACCTGGCCCACCCTTAGGAATGAGAGATCTGCCTCCTGGCCCACTACCCCCTCCTCCAGATCCAAGAGGCTATGGACGTGGGCACCCTCCTTTTCAACCCCTAGGTCCTCCTGGCCCAAGAGATTATCCTCCAGGCCCACAGGTCCCTCCACCTGGTTCCAGAGACTATATACCTTCTCCTAACAGAGACTTGCCTCCATCAGGACCTAGAGACTACCCTGCAggccctccaccaccaccaggcTCAAAGGACTACACACAACCACCAGTGCAGAAACCCTAA